The Thermus thermamylovorans genome includes a region encoding these proteins:
- a CDS encoding PIN domain-containing protein — MLRLLTGDPPELAAQALEVFRGAEEGRYTLAVHPLAVAEAFYTLVSFYGVGRAEAAGALLDLLDREGVLLEDEEDLRPALEEAGKGGLSLVDAFLAHRARRQGAGLATLDRKLRRRAGVELLP, encoded by the coding sequence ATGCTCCGCCTCCTGACCGGAGACCCGCCGGAGCTCGCCGCCCAAGCCCTGGAGGTGTTTCGCGGGGCCGAGGAGGGGCGCTACACCCTGGCCGTCCACCCCTTGGCCGTGGCCGAGGCCTTCTACACCCTGGTCTCCTTCTACGGGGTGGGGCGGGCCGAGGCGGCGGGGGCCCTCTTGGACCTGCTGGACCGGGAGGGGGTCCTTCTGGAGGACGAGGAGGACCTCCGCCCCGCCCTGGAGGAGGCCGGGAAGGGAGGGCTCAGCCTGGTGGACGCCTTCTTGGCCCACCGCGCCCGCAGGCAAGGGGCTGGGCTTGCCACTTTGGACCGCAAGCTGCGAAGGCGGGCCGGGGTAGAGCTGCTTCCCTAG